A single genomic interval of Amycolatopsis albispora harbors:
- a CDS encoding DUF1416 domain-containing protein, which translates to MADDGCGAPAQEATPADFDTNGQVVLAGKVTGDGGPIGGAFVRLLDSGGDFTGEVVSSADGDFRFYAAPGEWTVRALHRTGNGEASVTADGPGLHRLAVAVS; encoded by the coding sequence ATGGCTGACGACGGTTGCGGCGCCCCGGCGCAGGAGGCCACCCCGGCCGACTTCGACACCAACGGCCAGGTCGTGCTGGCCGGCAAGGTGACCGGCGACGGCGGCCCGATCGGCGGTGCCTTCGTGCGCCTGCTCGACTCGGGCGGCGACTTCACCGGCGAGGTGGTCTCCTCGGCCGACGGCGACTTCCGCTTCTACGCGGCGCCCGGCGAGTGGACCGTGCGGGCGCTGCACCGCACCGGAAACGGTGAGGCGAGTGTCACCGCCGACGGCCCCGGCCTGCACCGGCTGGCGGTTGCGGTCTCCTGA
- a CDS encoding sulfurtransferase, with the protein MSREDVLVTTAWAEENLDTPGVVFAEVDEDTTAYDGGHIRGAVKFDWRKDLQDPVRRDFVSKEGFEALLSEKGISNEDRVILYGGNNNWFAAYAYWYFKLYGHENVQLLDGGRKKWELDGRPLDTGDVKRERTEYKAKEQDHSIRAFRDEVVQAIGQNNFVDVRSPDEFSGKLLAPAHLPQEQSQVPGHIPGALNVPWAKVANEDGTFKTEEEIKELYAAEGLDESKPTIAYCRIGERSSIAWFALRELLGYQNVKNYDGSWTEYGSLVGVPVETGAK; encoded by the coding sequence ATGAGCCGTGAAGACGTGCTGGTCACCACAGCATGGGCAGAAGAGAACCTCGACACCCCCGGTGTGGTCTTCGCCGAGGTCGACGAGGACACCACCGCCTACGACGGCGGGCACATCCGTGGCGCGGTGAAGTTCGACTGGCGCAAGGACCTGCAGGACCCGGTGCGCCGCGACTTCGTCTCCAAGGAGGGCTTCGAGGCCCTGCTGTCGGAGAAGGGCATCAGCAACGAGGACCGCGTCATCCTCTACGGCGGCAACAACAACTGGTTCGCCGCGTACGCCTACTGGTACTTCAAGCTCTACGGCCACGAGAACGTGCAGCTGCTCGACGGCGGCCGCAAGAAGTGGGAGCTGGACGGGCGCCCGCTCGACACCGGTGACGTCAAGCGCGAGCGCACCGAGTACAAGGCCAAGGAGCAGGACCACTCGATCCGCGCCTTCCGCGACGAGGTCGTGCAGGCCATCGGCCAGAACAACTTCGTCGACGTGCGCTCCCCCGACGAGTTCTCCGGCAAGCTGCTCGCCCCGGCGCACCTGCCGCAGGAGCAGTCCCAGGTCCCCGGCCACATCCCGGGCGCGCTGAACGTGCCGTGGGCGAAGGTGGCCAACGAGGACGGCACCTTCAAGACCGAGGAAGAGATCAAGGAGCTGTACGCCGCGGAGGGCCTCGACGAGTCGAAGCCGACCATCGCGTACTGCCGGATCGGGGAGCGCTCCTCGATCGCCTGGTTCGCCCTGCGCGAGTTGCTCGGCTACCAGAACGTGAAGAACTACGACGGATCGTGGACCGAATACGGCTCGCTGGTCGGCGTGCCGGTCGAGACGGGAGCTAAGTGA
- a CDS encoding DUF4395 domain-containing protein yields the protein MPAGPAVDPRGPRFAAILTTIVLAVVLVTGWWPLLAAQTVVFAIGAFIGLKPAPYSLVYRYLVAPRLKPTSEREDAAPLRFAQAVGFVFALVGTIGYATEVTALGVVATAFALFAAFLNAAFNFCLGCEMYLLIRRITPTAKPT from the coding sequence ATGCCGGCAGGACCAGCGGTCGATCCACGAGGCCCGCGCTTCGCGGCGATCCTGACCACGATCGTGCTCGCCGTGGTGCTGGTCACCGGGTGGTGGCCGCTGCTGGCCGCCCAGACGGTGGTCTTCGCCATCGGCGCCTTCATCGGCCTGAAACCCGCCCCCTACTCCCTGGTCTACCGCTACCTGGTCGCCCCGCGGCTGAAGCCGACGAGCGAGCGCGAGGACGCGGCGCCGCTGCGGTTCGCGCAGGCCGTCGGCTTCGTGTTCGCGCTCGTCGGCACGATCGGCTACGCCACCGAGGTCACCGCGCTCGGTGTGGTCGCCACGGCGTTCGCGCTGTTCGCGGCCTTCCTCAACGCGGCGTTCAACTTCTGTCTCGGCTGCGAGATGTACCTGCTGATCCGGCGCATCACGCCGACGGCGAAACCCACCTAG
- a CDS encoding TlpA family protein disulfide reductase codes for MAGIWVLLGTLVVATAAGLVLQRRNGRIKAAKPVTVRPELPQPVAEALDPGAPVTLVQISTTFCAPCRQTRALLSHLADRTDGLRHVDLDVTNQPEVAQRLGVLRTPTTLAYAPDGRELLRIGGIPKGPDLLEALAPHLKLSA; via the coding sequence TTGGCGGGCATCTGGGTGCTGCTCGGCACGCTGGTCGTGGCGACCGCGGCCGGGCTCGTGCTGCAACGGCGCAACGGCCGCATCAAGGCGGCCAAGCCCGTGACCGTGCGGCCGGAGCTGCCCCAGCCGGTGGCCGAAGCGCTCGACCCGGGCGCTCCGGTCACGCTCGTGCAGATCTCCACCACCTTCTGCGCGCCCTGCCGCCAGACGCGGGCCCTGCTGTCCCACCTCGCCGACCGGACCGACGGCCTGCGGCACGTCGACCTGGACGTGACGAACCAGCCCGAGGTCGCCCAGCGCCTCGGTGTGCTGCGGACGCCGACCACGCTGGCCTACGCCCCCGACGGCCGTGAACTGCTGCGCATCGGCGGCATTCCAAAGGGCCCTGACCTGCTGGAAGCTCTCGCGCCGCACCTGAAACTGTCCGCATAG